The DNA region gcaagacgaacaacccgttggggcaagaagaacaatgcatgaaaaaacatgctaatttactaacaattgaactattatcACTTTGATACATcagaaacgtttctttcatttttagatttaaaaaaaatattttactaaaaatttaaccgttttgccttcctcactttactgaggaaaggctataaaatcactcgaaaaacgaactttttagttagacctcctagacctaccttcatttgtacatatcgactcagaatcaccagctgagcaaatgtctgtgtgtttggctgtatgtagacatgtgtactaaatcaatgtcactggaatatcttgtcacaggctcaaccgatttttgccggaatggttttaatcgatccgtcttaacgtcccctacgttgctatttaaattcatgcagttttatcatgtctttaacaagttatgttaaaaaaaactgtttcatattaaattaaaattatagtaaaaagggtggttttttcatgaaaccctcacatgttatatattttagaacgcatatgagaagacctttcttgtggattaagaattttcaagatctgacttacctatctaaaattacaagcagtttaaaaaatggtctgaatttacccccacaagtttaagtcaaaaaatacaaaaaataaaaatggtcgaaatcggccgatttcgtagagagttgctcaagtgtaatttttttagaggtcaactttagctgtgttttttactaacatttcttaaatttcaagtaaaaagaagtatgcaataaCTTTTCTGGTGCCCCAGACTATGACTTTACACATTTATTTacagtttaaatgataatggtgccattttatagcagaaaatgtgaaaaacatgcaaaaaatagaaaaagttactgtaaaaacatgaaaaaataagataggcaaaatgtaattataggaGGGTGTAGAGTAGggcaaatactaccaaaaacaaacataaactaagcaAGATAAAAGCAGATTAAAATACTAGAAATGAaacaacaaaaacttaaaacaagagaggtaaagtttttcgtagaacaaaagttgctcaaaataacctcctgaacacgggaaaaataaaaaaaatcgaaaaaaaaattgggcagtagagtgTTAATGAACATGATCTCAAATcagaaaatggaatgcattttcagaatctttggacaattttccactaaaagaaggttaaagccaaatttgttaacgaaACATATTTGTTGATGATGAAAAGTGTGCTAAATCCATCATTTAtacattatatctatcattagacctacaccatgcatcaaatcatcaaatatcggttaaatttggtataaaaataatagtttgcctatagtgtggacgattgtggacccgggtccactatggaaaaagggggtccataacaggcaaaaaaaaaacttttttttagatggctatttttctgctcaaaaacaaataactgatgaaacaaatagtcaaagttgttcaaaaaacttcagatttcattgttttgtacaaagggttatggaAAAGtgcttgaaatattgaaaatttgtgaaaaatgtttttcggctctactagggggtccactaatggaaaAAATACCCTACTCTCTGATCTCTTCTAATGGTGATTTGGACACGTGCTCTTTGTAGACAATTTTGTTGGTGCAGGCAGGGTTTATGGCACATTTCTAACAAAAAGAAGACGAAACAATGGGTGCTTATAACGTTGTTTGTAGTAGTAAATTGACATCAAGTGCGTTTCTTTGCAGTTCAGGCAAcagtttcaaacaaatatttaattattcttcaaaaacttctacCATCATAGCCACTCCTCTAAAACGAAAACCATTCCAGAACTACCTCTCCGCACGATCATGATCTTCGAGTCCTACCTATCGCAATCGCCATCTTCCGTTAAATTGCGGCCCAAACGACGCAGTGCCATCACTTCAACCAGCTCACCCAAATCGGAAACAACAACGGCAAACACCAGCATAGCCATGGGCATCGTAGATTACGAACAACAGTCGAGTGGGATCGATTCCGCGGCCGAGCCTCCCCCAGGGTGCGATCGCGACAGCTTGTGGTGGGCTCTGGTCATGGTCGCATCCCAACGGTATGATGAAATGACACAGCAAGaggcagaagaagaagaagcttcGAAGGTCGAGGAGTCAACTTCAACGGTGGTCCAGGAGGATGACGCTGACGATCGGTTGGTCATTGACGAGGCTGAACCACCAACGACGCCACGGGATGCTGCGAAGAGGAAGGCCCCCGAGGAACCCACCAGTGGAGATTACCAGGTAGCCATCAAGGCCGTTCGTCGTCCCCGGCACATGTCCCAGGTGACGGTTGATCCGAAAGTTCCATTTCAGGTCCCGGTCCGGTACAACGCCAACATGGCCCGCAAGTTCCCGGGAGCGGAGAACCGTACGCCGGAGCAGCAAGCCGTTCGCCAGCGGAACACCGTGGCCGCGAGGCAGAGCCGGGCCAAGATGCGGATCATGGAGGAGATGCTGACGCAGGAGGCGACCGACGAGCGTACGATCAACGAGTACATGAAGGAGCGGATCGGGGCCTGTTTTATGTACGGGAACGCACTGCGGGACGTCCTGCAGCTGGAGGAGGCCGACTTTTGGGCCGAGTTTCAGCTGGTCAAGGACGAGTACATTGCGGAACCGTTGCGCTCGTTGCACGTCGTGCCGAGAACGATTTCCGATGGGTCGTGCTCCGATTATCAGGATTATTCTGAAGATGATGAgggtgaagaagaagaagaggaagaGGAGGGACAGCAGCCGGGAACCAGTGCGGATACTGTAGGGAATAGAAGGGGGTAATTGAATACGGTACTATTTAGCGATTAGGacgtgatttaaatttttactttatttttgcattaacaCTTGTTTAACATATTTTGACAAACCAAGAATTGTGCTATAAAATTCTAATATAAATCAAATATTTAGATTAAAACTCTatacatacaaataaaaatatgtaagcTTAGTGATAACACATACACCCTTAGTGTAAATCAAAAAGCCAAAACTATGAGAAAGGATAATAATATGACGAATCTGCCTAACATATGTGATACCTAAAAATGATAATTGTGAAAAAAAGggtttgaaaaatatatgattCGAAAATGTAAACTCTAACTAAATGTttttcctgatttctagaacaaagcacaaaatgttataggcttttctgaaagatcacacgattttgaacaaaactgcatcaataactcaaaaacgatgaaaatgcacatGGGACATTTATGAGATCAGGGGCAGTTCAGTACT from Culex quinquefasciatus strain JHB chromosome 3, VPISU_Cqui_1.0_pri_paternal, whole genome shotgun sequence includes:
- the LOC119770757 gene encoding helicase SWR1-like, coding for MGAYNVVCSSKLTSKLPLRTIMIFESYLSQSPSSVKLRPKRRSAITSTSSPKSETTTANTSIAMGIVDYEQQSSGIDSAAEPPPGCDRDSLWWALVMVASQRYDEMTQQEAEEEEASKVEESTSTVVQEDDADDRLVIDEAEPPTTPRDAAKRKAPEEPTSGDYQVPVRYNANMARKFPGAENRTPEQQAVRQRNTVAARQSRAKMRIMEEMLTQEATDERTINEYMKERIGACFMYGNALRDVLQLEEADFWAEFQLVKDEYIAEPLRSLHVVPRTISDGSCSDYQDYSEDDEGEEEEEEEEGQQPGTSADTVGNRRG